The sequence agagatgcattttaaataaaaggacatattctactcatgtaaaaacacactgattcccggatcgtccacgggctggattgacaaggcgattgggccgcatttggcccatgagccttaggttgcctacccctgatttagAAGTTAGCAGTGGAATATATCTTCTTGGCTCATTTTTGCCACTGAAGCAACAACATAAACATAAAGTTTGATGGTGGATGCTTGTTTTTGTGGGTTGGAGACAGGGGAGAACCGAGGCTGAAATGGCCTTTTTGCACGGATTCCTGCGAAACCCACAGGGCTTCCTAAATTTAGCATTTCATAATCAGAGCTTTTAAAAAGGCTGAAGTTCACATCTTCCAAGCCAGACTGGAACATCGAGACAAACTGGAGTATCGCTCATACTGAACGCTGGCTGGCACCAAACCCGAAAGCTTCAAATGCGAATTGAAATGTAGATTCTGAACTTCAGCTTCCTTTATCTGAACATCTGAAGAACTGAATATGAATGAGAATTTCGCCCCACGGCATTACATTAATGTGTCTTTCAAGAAGTTCCAGATGTTTTCATACTGTCATTGCTTGGTTATGTAATACAGCCTCCTGGAGCAGAGAGAATGGGACATATCCAAGATATGTTATGGAttgtcagatttatttattttttaaaagtggaggaTGCAGACACAGACAGAAGGATAgacagaaagagaaggagaaagaagaatgTTTATGAGTGCTTGTTGCTGGAATTGCAACAGCAGAGATTGTCTCATGTGCAACTTAAGGGTTAATCTTGTTAGTGTTAAAGTCAACTAGCCAAGAGGGGAtgggtggaggtgttgcttagcaaccatgcAGAGTGGCACGATGTTTGCTGAGGTAGTCTGTGCTCTGATTGgttgtgtagttctgagggagttttccccTGTGAGTTTGATTGTATGTTTTCCTGATATGTAGAAAACCTGAGCTAAGACAGACAAAAATCTCTCCGGTCCTTTCTCATCAAATTATACATTGTTTTTGTTAAGTTCCCTCAGTAAAGCATTAGTAGGATTAATTTCCTTGCTGGATTCCATCTGCACTATTTCAGTGACTTTGCTAACACCTTTAAGTAGAGGCTTCTAAAGAAAATAGAATAATGGATTAGAGAGATGTTGTGATTTAGCAAGTACTTATGAGATACAGAAAGAGAAAGGTGGTCAAGTGAGAAGGCAGGACAaacagagggggggaaatcagcaaTGTTAACAGAAAATGGAAGGGGTAGTATTTTCCTCAGGGCTATATTAATATTAAGGGAAACTGAAAATATTTAAGTAAATGAGAATCTTTTACCAAAAATCCAACATTATTTGGGAAAAACCAGTTACACAGATTTGACCAGTATCAACTTTATACCCATAATTTCACCTTCCTGCACATATGTAGGACACATAATGCTTATAGAGAGTAACTCGTATTACAAGGGGGAAAACACAGTTACCGTAGTTATGCATTGTTTCTGTTTCAATTTCTTATAGATTTTGGTTTCAATTtcttgcaatctctctctctctctctccccacttctaATTTtgaataataaaggtaaagggacccctgaccattaggtccagtcgtgaccgactctggggttgcggcgctcatctcgctttattggccgagggagccggcgtacagcttctgggtcatgtggccagcatgacaaagcatgacaaattctggcgaaccagagcagtgcacggaaacggcgtttaccttcccgccggagtggtacctatttatctacttgcactttgacatgctttcaaactgctaggttggcaggagcagggaccgaaccaCGGGCGCtcatcccatcatggggattcaaaccgccgaccttctgatcggcaagtcctacgttctgtggtttaacccacagtgccacccatgtcccaattttgaataataattttgaataattttaAAAGATTGATAATTTTTGTACAATATCTTTGAGTCTTGGGAAGGAAGAGGCAGATTTTCTGTTTCATGCTGTCATTTCCCTTCAGACTGTAAAAGAAATGTAGGCATTCAGAGAGTTAGCATGGCAGAGATCTTCACTGCATGAATAACTTCCACTCCCTGACTTGTAAAAAGCCCCACCAAAAGTGTCTCTAGTACAGAAGCATTCAGCAAAAATACCAATGACTTGTTTTCCAGCTTTTTCTCTGCAAATATGAGGACAAGAGATCTGTTTTAAACACTGTGGGAGGATAGAGTCTTAGGATTGTGCAAGTCGACAGCTACTAGGATATAAATGTGAAGGCAGGTATGCTATGACTAGCTGCCTCTGAACACCCCATTCTTTTGTCAAAGTAAGCCTTGGCTATGGGGAGTCTTTGCAGGGTCAGATCTGGCTTAGGTCCAGGAAACACCAAGGCAGCTGGCAAGCAGGTAGGCAAAATGAACTCTAGGACATAGCAAGGGCAATAGTCTAATGTAGAAGTGCAGAatctgcagtcctccagatgttgtcaggcgCCAGATCCCATCAGATCCAGCCAGCATTACAGCTGATCAAATATTACTGTAGTCCAGTAATATTTGAAAGGtggcctgatgatcatcttccaaagcaactactctattccgaacttcaaaatggaaagcgtaatgctggtggtcaacaaaagaggttcaaagactgtctcaaggcaaatctttaaaaatgtagtataaacaccgacaactgggaaacactggcctgtcaGTGctctagttggagaacagcctttaccaaaggtgtcatggtttttggagatgctcaaactcaggacgcaagggagaaacatgctaagaggaaggcacgcttggcaaatccacaccgtgatcatcttcccactgtccccactgtggaaggatgtgtggatccagaattggcctccatagtcacttacagactcattgttaaaactgtgtttatggaagacaatcttactcagctacgagtgatcgccaaagaagaagaagaagttagggGAAAGGTTTCTTTGTGACATCCAATAATATGCTTCATTACAAAACTCTTCCCCACCCAGCGAGGAacctcttcctgcttcctttccATGGGATGCTTTGGATCTGGCCATCCTTCTAGGGACAAGTACCTGAAAGATTTTGGCCTTGTATCCGTGGTTTGATTTGCTTCTCTGCTTGTTCCAAGGTGAAGCAAAGTGGGGTTGACTGAGAGGTGTTATGACAGCCATCTTCCCATAtcccaagggctgtcacatggaagatgatgcaagcttgctttctgctgctccagaggataggacccaaaccaacagaTCCAAATTACAGTTGTATCTTGGTTgttgaacaccttggtactcgtccattttggcttctgaatgccgcaaacccagaagtgagtgttctggtttgagaACGTTCTTTTGGAATGTAAACGTCCAACATGGCTTatacggcttccaattggctgcagggagctcctgcagccaatgagaagcagcgccttggttttcgattgttttcggaagttgaaaggacttccggaacagattccgttagacaaccaaggtacggctgtacaaGGAAGGCGATTCCAAcgaaacattaggaaaaacttctttgcagtaagagctgtttgactgtggaacagaagatggtggactctccttctttggaggtttttagagGTTTAAAAGAATCTGTGAGGGATTCTTTAGCTTtgatttgtgcattgcagggggtcagactagataacccttaagagtcctttccaactctacaattatatggttCTATGACaagggaagggacgcgggtggcgctgggggtaaaaccacagtgcctaggacttgccgatcgcatggttggcggttcgaatccctgcggcggggtgagctcccgtctttcggtcccagctcctgcccacctagcagttcgaaagcacccctaagtgcaagtagataaataggtaccactttatagcgggaaggtaaacggtgtttccgtgtgctgcactggtgctggctcgccagagcagcttcgtcacgctggccacgtgacccggaagtgtctccggacagcgctggcccctgacctcttaagtgagatgggcgcacaaccccagagtcggacacgactggcccgtacgggcaggggtacctttacctttacctatgacgaGGGAAGCCCCCACATTCAGCTTTGTGTCTTTGCTGCTAGTTAAAGAAAACCCCAATGCTCATTAATTCaaagtaaaattaaaatgaaatcaaaataaaatatctCTAATGACAGCAGAAGGTTTCTTTGTTGCAATGGGCTGTAATTATTTGTTCTCCACTCATATTTTAGGGCTGTTTTATTTGATGATGCTCTCCGGTGAAGTGTTCAGTATGGGGCAAAGCCTGATGATTCACAGGACATTGCTGCGGATGATATTTTTGGAAGCAAGGTGCTGACGCCATGAAATGCCTCCCTCATGCAACTCAGATTTCCACAAGCAAGTTTGCCCCAGGGACAATTTTTTCTTGGCAGAGGCAGCCAGGTGAGCCAGCCccgtagaagaagaagagcaggaaGACAAAGCAACACCCTCACGGCTACACCCACGCCGTGGAAGGTATAAATAGAGACCTGTGTGGATGCCAGAATCTGCAGTCTTGTCTTCCGTATCGAGCTTTTGTGTCTTTGGGGCTTCTGCTTAGTCTTTGGGCTTCTTTCTGAAGGTCTTTCGCGATGAGCTGCAGCACCAAACAGGCATCCACTATGTACACgagaggcagaagcagcagtggaAGCTGCGGTGGAATCCGGGTTTCTTCGGGAGTCTCCGGGAGGTGTGCTGCCCCTGCCGTAGGTAGTGTTAGATGTGATATGTCTGGGAGGAGCTTCTGCAGCGGAGTGAGTTTCGGAGGGGGCCTGAGTGGAGGCAGCTGCATCGATGGTGGCTTTGGTGGCGGGTACATGTGTGCTCCTGGTGGCGGCGGCGCCCGCTTTGGTGGCTTTGGCATTTGCAATGATGTGCCCTTGATCTCCTGCGACGAGAAGATGACCATGCAGAACCTCAACGACCGCTTGGCCTCTTACTTGGACAAAGTGCGGTGCCTGGAGGAGGAGAACGCTCAGCTCGACTGCAAAATCAGGGAGTGGTATGACCGCCAAGGTGCCCTCTGTGACCCCAAGGACTACAGCTGTTACTACCAACAAATTGAAGACCTTAAAAACCAGGTAGGACTATGTTTCCTGTGCAGCTTAGAACCAGATGTAGCATCAAACTAAGTGAGCTAGAGAAATGGCTCCTTGCTCTGACAGCAGAGCATTCATTCGTTATTATTTACGGCAACAGATCTTTCCAATCTGGCTTACGAAGAACGTCCAAAAAAATTCATTCTCCAAGGACTCTTGTCAAATCCCTTTATGTTCAGAACTTCATATTGTTGAATGAATGATGGTGTTTCTGGTTGGGCTTTAAAAACCATGCTTTAGATAGCACCCCAGAATGATTAGAGGCCATATCATTAGATTaatgtatttttttgaaaacactaTGGTCTAAAacaattatagtggtaccttggttaagaacttaattcgttctggaggtccgttcttaacctgaaactgttcttaacctgaggtaccacttttgctaatggggcctcccgctgctgccaccgcacgatttctgttttcaacctgaagcaaagttcttaacccgaggtactatttctgggttagtagagtctgtaacctgaagcatctgtaacccgaggtaccactgcaaaagaaaggagaagaaacaGTGGCAGCTTATTCGCTGTTAGAATGGTTATATCTACAAATGTATAGATCACAAACACATCAATAAAACAAATCAAGAGTGGTATCATGGCCCTCAGTGGTGCTTCTCCTGCTGTAGTGATAAAACTGACAGAAAAAAAAGGATGTGAGGATGGAATGAGACTTAGGGATGTCCTGGCACAGCGATGTCAGGTTATAGGTTGTCCAGATTTAGCCAGACATTGACCCCATCTGTGTGACACATTCAAAGCAGCATCATAGCACTTCACACAGTCATgattcctcccaaagaatcctgggaactgtagcttgttaagggagcTCAGAGCTGTCAGGAGACCTCTATTCCACTCACAGAGTTAtagttttcagagtggtttaaaagTCAATGCTCCTTCCCAGAGaactcagggaattgtagctgtgtgagggaaaTAAGGGTCTCCTTACAaatctctgcacccttaacaagctacatttCCCAAGATTGTTTGGGGGAAGTGTGATAATGCTTTAATgtaatagtgcagatggggctgtTCATGGATGCAGAGAGTTACAGGATGGAAGAAGCCCAAAGGTCAGTTGGTCCAATACAATCCTTCTGGTTTCGGGATAACCCTGTAAATGAATCATAGGCTTTGAGACAGTAGAATGAAAAATCAAAAACTGCAGTTTGATGCATGATGCTGTGGGCATCAAGAAGAAACAGATGGACAAGCTCAAACTGTTTTATTCCCCAACCCACAGATTATCTGTGCCACTGTGGACAATAGCAAGCTTGTTCTGGATATTGATAATAACCGGATGACTGCAGATGACTTCAGACTGAAGTGAGTCCCTCTTAAGTTGTACGAGGGGCTCTGGGTGGGTGGGGCAAACCCTTTATTTTGTTGCCCTTAAATCCTAAATATGTGGTCCCCAAAGTGCCCATAATGAGTTAGCACCCAAgtgcacacacactttctctctctatTGGCCCCTGTAGGGACAAACAATccatcctttcctctcttttttggttCTGTAGGTATGAGACTGAGCTGGCCCTCTGCCAAAATGTGGAAGCTGACATCAATGGCTTACGTCAAGTCCTGGATCAACTGACCCTTTGCAGGTCTGACTTGGAGGCTCAGCTGGAAGCCCTCCGAGAAG comes from Podarcis raffonei isolate rPodRaf1 chromosome 13, rPodRaf1.pri, whole genome shotgun sequence and encodes:
- the LOC128399503 gene encoding keratin, type I cytoskeletal 19-like; this encodes MSCSTKQASTMYTRGRSSSGSCGGIRVSSGVSGRCAAPAVGSVRCDMSGRSFCSGVSFGGGLSGGSCIDGGFGGGYMCAPGGGGARFGGFGICNDVPLISCDEKMTMQNLNDRLASYLDKVRCLEEENAQLDCKIREWYDRQGALCDPKDYSCYYQQIEDLKNQIICATVDNSKLVLDIDNNRMTADDFRLKYETELALCQNVEADINGLRQVLDQLTLCRSDLEAQLEALREELCCLKKNHEEEIKGLRNQATGDVSVEVNSCPGPDLKKVLEEMRCQYETMIENNRREVEQWYECKMEEVNQEVCNSSKEVEDCNNQVVDLKRQLQTLEIDLQAQLSLRDTLQGSLAETECRYNSHLCEIQNQISCVEQQLAELRAEMECQNREYRDLLDVKCRLEQEIQTYRCLLEGGQNDLVGSSSGGSGGGACRQSGGGVTRTSHTYTASSSQCQPCQPDVKGYSR